In Cicer arietinum cultivar CDC Frontier isolate Library 1 chromosome 7, Cicar.CDCFrontier_v2.0, whole genome shotgun sequence, the genomic window GTTTTCAATGTGTCATAAATACATCTATGATTATACAGTATGAGCTCATAAGTTGATAGTTGATACTTATATGCAGTGTTATCGCAATTATAGACCAAATGACAGACTATATACCTTcaatcatttatctttattgctGTCAAAAAAACATTAATCTTTATTGTTTAGTTTTACCTGATGTTtacttaataataatactagtgaTGTAATATAATTGATAGGTATGCATAAAGGACTTTGACTGTCTGCAAGTGCTTTACTTTCAGAGTGTCTTTGAAGTGTTaacttgtattttatttttggcttCCATATTTCTTTACCTTCTGTTCTTCACGTTTATGTATTAGGTTCATGTGTCAACACATTTTTAGGAGCAGTGTTTATTTGCATGCAAGATTTGGGATTTTAACATTTACCTATCTATGTTAAGTTATGCCTAATCATGATTTAAACCAATTTTTAGTGGGTCTATCCCATATTCTCTAGGGATATTTAGTCAGCTGTTGCTTATGACATGTTTGCGCAAGTGATATTCTGTAGTCTGTTGGTGCCTTGTTTGCTTCCTAAATGTATGTCCTAGTTTTTTTAGCTTGCTTTGCTCCACTTTTTCTCATTTATTTCATTTGCTGTCGTGTTTAGAGATGGCGCGGCGCGAGCGACAAAGAAGGACTAGGAGGCAGAGATGGATTTGGGGCTCTATCACTACTACCATTGTACTTGGTACTGCAGCAATAGCATGGTCTTATCTCCCATCAAGTAAAGCATCAACATCTGCAGACCATGATTTGGTTTCTGAACACAATGACGGAGCCAACTAACATTCCACCAACACTAACTTTGCCTAGTTATGGTAGAAGAGGAGAATAAAAGTTTTACGAGCTACTATGTGGCTAACACGACTCAtacttgatcaattacaattttGCGGTATTATGTGCATAATTTATTTGGCGGTTCAGTACAATTACTTTGCTTTTCCACTGCAAGTCTAGATGGTTGATTAGTGAAATGGTACAGTCCATGTTGATAAGATAATACCCTATAGTTTCTTACCGATTCTTGTGAGCAGAAGAAGTATTTGGCATCTGATACATTTCACAGATCACGTATAGATTCTTTATGCTTGCTTCTCCAAGCATTCTAACACAGCAGAAGAAATTTGATACTTGGTGTTGTTAATAAATGAAATTTGGTCAAGCTATGATGCATGTTTGTCAAGCATGGATGCGGCTTGCGCTTGAAATAAAATGTTGCTTATTGTAGTAATACTTTATGACGTATTGGTTGTGCTGCCGTAGCAAATTACATTTTTGGGAGGGTTTTGCAAATCCTGTTACTGAAGAAAgctgatatattttttatgcatCTTTTGTGTTTCCGTATAGGAAATTGAGAAGCTTTTAACGGtttatcaattttgttttgttcATTAAATTTTTAGGCATTATGTTTTATTCCAGTGGGAAAAAGGCTTATTTCTTATGCAATCtattgttgttttctttttagGCAAAGAAATATGGTCATCATAGTTAACTGAAAtttgaaatacaattttttacaaCTGAAGTATATCTCTCGATACCCATCTTATTTAGGTACTTTAAATTCACAACTAATCACATATAAGCACCTCTTTAAATGTttaattagaatttaaattagACTTTgacatattaatattattatgaataaaattttaaaaataatataatttattgattttgtttgtaaaatatttttattttttaagtgagTTTATTTTGAGTAATTATTACATGAGTTATATTTTATCCATTGAATTATTATGTTAcaattttagtaaaattttaatgaataaataagatttaaaaacattaaaaaatatttaaagatttgatcaatcgatttataatttaatgtttatatCACATTTCACTCAttaaagattataaaaaaatagaataaaaaaatattatataaaaaatattcacgcattaaaatatagtaataagtataaagttaataatatattaaccaTGGACTATATGATGGACTAAATAATCCGGTTAAATTAACATGTTAATCaataatatgttaaaatttACATCTTTCTAATTaccacattatttaaaaaaaaatattaatcacgAAATATTCACCACTCTCTCAAATgttcaaccaaaaaataaaatcactCTTAAACGTGTGGTTAGGATgcataaaactaaaaataattttttttcttctttcaaataAACCTATTGTGAAGATCAACCTACAAACAAagtcataaattatatttagtattaaaaaactttaaagtattttaataaatataattatcttaCGTATAATCAAATTAGCCCTGTTCATTTTTTACTCGTATTGTtatgtaattataattttaaaatgattgagCAAGAAATTGATCTAAATTGACACATTTAGACGAGGACATAAAATAGAGAATACAAAGTGAAAAGTAGaattaaaaatgacaaaataaaataagtgttGTCTTAATTGCaactaacatttttaatttaacactAGTTGctctctaaataaaaaaatattattagaaaaagTTGAAGAACAAAGCTAAATttattgttagaaaaatatgtatatgattTTGTCATTTGATATTCATTTCATTCTATCCATGTATAATAATAACACTACTATGAAGCTTCATATGAACAATCTTCTCTGTCTTTTGGGGAGCTACTATACTTTTATGTCGTAGATGAGATCAAATATGTCGGCAAAAACAATATTCTAACTAACAAccatcaatatttaaaaataaaaataaaacaaataagtaGAATATGTTACAAAATACCACTTACTCAAAAATTATttgtgcaaaataaaaatttccaaCTCTACCTACTTTGAAACTAATTGGGATGCAAAAAGATTTCCTTTTGAGTTGATAAAGTGGGATTCTGAAAACCCATACGAAAATTTTGTTAAACATTAAACATTcgaaacttaatttttaaaaaattttagaCAGTTTCAAAACTTTTGGTAAAtgtgaaagttttgaaatgtaattttccagtattttatgaaagtttcgaaacttttgataaatctgaaagtttcgaaatgagaTTTTCCTGAATttatcaaaactttcgaaagttttgatgaatttgaaatattcGAAACATATCAgcttcaaaactttcaaattttcgaagtaATACAATTTCGAGAATTTCAAAAATTCGAAAGTATCAGTTTATaagaaattttcgaaatgtacaaaattattttagtaataattaaaattttattttaaagaatagatttataatattattattaattaaatttattactctttttgaaattaggtatgagtagagttgagcTTCATGCTTCAAGAATGATTATAGATTCTACAGAAAAATTCAGCACCGATCAagtattattattgataatccACCACcgatcaaatttttattatagttatatatttgatgttttatttgaaatatattttataggtATTTCCCTCTCGAGAAACTATTGGAAgacaaaattgaattttaattgttaccattcaatcagataaagcaaccggaaagaggggaagaaaagacaaattaattttggaatgcgaaagaggtggaaaatataaatcaaaatcaacagtaacTTGTTCTCACAAGGAAAACTGCCAGTTTACTCTCAGATGTATACCATTAAATATCGGTGAAtgatggaaaattagtgttcgttaTGAAACACACAATCATGATTTACTGGATACTGTAACCGATCATTCATATTTGGGGCATTTAaacgaagaagagaggaaatttgtcaatgacatgACAAGGTATAAGCTTGCACCAATGTTCATTTTGaatgctttgaaagagagaaataaagataatctcacaattctcagtcaaatatataaagcaatgAGTACTTTTCAATCATCGTTGAGAGATTCGTACACAGAAATgcagcatctgttgaagttaatacaacaagaaaattatgtgcattggacaagaatacgggAGAACTCAAATGTTTTGAGATATATATTTTGGACGCATTCTAATTGTATAAAATTGTTAAACacgtttcattttattttgatatgtgatagcacatacaaaacaaatatatatcggttaccattacttgaaattgtcggtgtcacatctactagtttgacattttggTTGGGCTTGCTTACTTGGAACAAGAGTGACAAGATAACTTCATATGGACATTTGAAAAGGTAAGGCAATTGTTCGTCTTTGAGAATTTAATTTCTACagttattgtgactgatagagatcttgccatgattAATGCtattagtgttgtgtttcctacttaAATTcatttgctatgtcgttttcatattgaaaaaaatattggagcaagatgcaaacaatatgtgaaaaaggatagacaagatgAAGTAATagatttttggaaaaaaattgtatattcgactagtgtggaggagtatgatcatcacttgcaacactttgagctagtgtgtgccgatattatcctttttttttttattatgtgaaagattcatgGTTGACACCTTACAAAAAAAGATCTGTCAAagtttggaccaatagagtaATGCATTTGGagaacacaacatctaacatgtatttataaattatgatttgttttgttttagaaaatataatttactaatttatgtgatttattataatttgtgttatttaatttatttgtagagttaaGTATGCTCACAAGAGATTGAAAAATATGCTGCAAACTAGTTTTGGTGACttgtgtaaaagttgggatgctgtgaatatgatgttgaagaactAAGTATGTATCATTAAATCGTCTTTTCAGAAAATCATCCTCGATGTTGAGCATGAGTATAATTCACCATTTTTTCAAAGTCTACATCACTGTGTATCAAGGAAATGTTTAGGTAAAATTGACAAACAATTAAAGAGGGTGAAAATTGTAGGTActgacaaaataaaatgtggTTGCTCAATTGgaacaactcatggattatcatgtgcttgtgagttggcaAAGTTGCAGATATATGGTAATGTTATTCTTTTAGATATCATTCATGTTTTTTGGAAAATTTTAAGCATTGAGCATGAATTGAAGGATGAAAAATCTTTATCAGAATATGACTTTTCAGAAGAGTTggaagcaatgaaagcgtacatAAAGAAACAAGATATTGCTGATCAAAGGATATTCCGAGAAAAGGTGCGTGAActtgtatttccacatacaacatcaatacttgcaccaccTGATAAGGTGAGAACCAAGGGAACTagtaaaaggaaaaaagaatttgatactcctcGTGCTCCTTCATATTAAgagtatgttgatgcctctcaagaatctgcaaagcAACCATCTCAATGTTCTGCAAATCAATTAGCACAGTGTTCTGCAAGGCAACCATCTCAACATTCTGCAAATCAATCAACACAATATTCTGCAAGGCAACCATATAACATACATTTTCCTACTTTTATACATCAGTATATTGAGGAGATAATAGATGTTGTGCTTGATGGAAATTATGTGTTTCGCGCAATTGCAGCATTGTTAGGTTGGACTGAAGAATCTTGACATTTAGTTCGAacacaattggataaagagatcCATCTACATCAAGACCTTTAttccaatattttttatgatagtgTTGAATGAATGCGGAACTCATTGAAAATTTCAGGATTTGGTGCTCAAggaaaagataagtggatgACTATACCAGACTTAGGTTACGTGATAACAATACTATTtaatgtcatattggtgtcGTTGTGTCGTAATCTGAATATGACATTTTTTCCGCTAAACAAAACACCATCAAAAGAGTCTTATCTTATCTCTTTACTAGCAATTGGATTCGTCAATGAAAATCATTGGGTACAGGTAAAATTTATGATTGGTAGtattgtttaataaattaatgttaaatattttcttgttcgGAAAGGCCACCTACCtcaaaaaaatagagagattttTGTAGTGATTGTGCAAAGACAAGGGAGATAGCTTATGTAGGACATACGAAGCATTAAGAACACATTGATCCATCACTTATcaaatcatcttgtatttcattaaattaatattagaatatatgtttgaacattttatcatttatcatttacattttatcattttatcatttacgttttatcatttatcatttacgtttttggtaacaAGAACATGCAGACTAACTCATAATAAATGTGgattaactcaaaataaaaattgataaataacacaaaatattaaaatagaaatgcATGTTCAATATTTATCAtacataacacaatcactaatcATCGTACAAGCGACATAAACTTAATGTAAACACTACATCCTTGAGCAACAAAACATCAAGTCTTCGACGATATATCATCAATCCGTCTTCAACAACATGTTTTGCAGTCCACCTACATGCTTTTGGAAAATGTGTAGGAACCGCTCCTATATCGCCTCGCTTATAGATGCTAGGGAAGTGCTCATAAATCCAGCACTGCACCATAAATAATACCATATATAATACCATATATAacacaacttaataaataaataaatgacacaacttaatataaatcatatacatGTAATATGGTCATGTAACCTCTCAATTATCGAGTGTCGTGGACAACTCCATCTCCCAGATTGTCATAAAGGAAAACCAATGTCGCAGTACCCCACGAATAGTCCGAACAATGATCTAAATCAAAATACAAACTAACGTATTTCGCCTCCACAAGCGTATGTATTTTATCAGCGAAAATAGTGATGCCAACTAAATATAACAGGTAAGTtctagccgcacactcaaactggttagtttgaatgagaGGACTGTATAAATCATGCAACCATTGCAGTCTATAATGgatacatttattataattaatctcaGCTAGTGCTTCCTCCGatgttgcacctaagtactcatgtgcagCTCTTGCAACATTATTAGTGTTTGTATTCATAAGTGCATCAAAAATTTATCATGGGGTGAGATGTGAAGAAGAGCCGCGACGTCGTCCGACGTGATGGTCATATCTCCAAAAGGCAAATGAAATGAGCTGGTCTCTCTATGCCACCTTTCAACAAATGCAGATATCAGACCAGCATCATCTATAGTGAGGTAAGCTGAAGACAGATGTTGCAGCCCAGATTCCTAAATCCAATGTTGTACACGATCTGGCACACGAACTTTAACAAACTTCTCCAGCTTCAATCCATGAGTAATAACCTTTAACGACCCACGATCCTGCGAGtaattacatataattaaaaattaattaaaattaacaattaataattaaaatataaggaGACCACATtgtgttaaaaattaattaaaatatacctcTCCTCCCCACAACCTCCGAGCCACGTGGTGCTCATATTATGTCAACACATGTGTCACCACCGGTCCTCCGGGGAATCCGGGTTGCTGATCTTGCtcatcaatatcatcaacatcatcatGTGCAGACTCATCATATTGCTCCTCAGCCTGCTTCATCTGTGCAGACTTAGGGACATCCTCATCTATCTGTGCTTGCTCAATAGACTCAGCGACATCATCTTGGACATCATGTCTCCGATGACGTtgcctaattggacaatttgCTTCATTTTGTCGTCTATTTGATGCTGTTGGTGGAATTTTCTCTGCTCCATCACCACTATCACCTCTCACgttgcgaataatttggccaaatgcacctctcattctaggcactgcaatatatcaataataaaaaaatgaaaaaaaaaactaaaaaaaaaatgcatttcgaaactttcgtaTTGTTTCCAAATTGGATTCAGAAGTTTCATTGAAGGCCAAACTTCCGAAACAACTTCAAAACTTTCCATGAattccaaagtttcgaaactgaATACTTCATGTTTCTGAAATtaacatttcgaaacttttagattgttagaaagtttcgaaggtttctgcatttcgaaagtttcatgttgatggaaactttcgaaagtttcaaaaatttgagaaaaaatgcAATTCAAAAGTTTCATGTTCATAGAAACTTTtgaacatttgaaaaaaatattgtttcgaaagtttcaaatttttgaaggGGGTTTTACATTTGTGTTTCGAAGGTTACAAATGTTCGAAGGTTTGCAAATTTGTGATTCAGACaattgaaagtttcgaattAAATGAGTGAAAAAAAAGGAAGGGAATTTTTTTTAGGGTCTTTATAGATAACCACAGGGacaaaatgatattttcaatAGGGATGGGTGTGAGAGGTATAGGTGGGGGTGCGCGGTACAATTCTCTTCTCGTGACAGTGGCGGGCTTGGTCCGAAAGCTAATTGCTTAAGGTGTATgaaaattgctacaagaaaaaaaaattattgaccatttaaacaattattaaacaaaatataatgacaTACTAAAATATTGgagtttcaattttgtttttaataaggTACTAATTATAGATAGATTGATCACCAACTAATAGATTGTTTGGCGGAGTAGAATAATATagatgtgtaaaaaaaaaaaaaaaaacttatatgaCAAAATTAATAGTGAGATGACAACATCTTAGTTTGTGGagttgttttaataaaattgtatataaataatagagtataaatattttaaaaggttattataaaatattttatagatctcattaaaaatgagtaattttttttattaaaacatgattttttCACCATGATACTATGCAATATTCAGTTAGAGGAAATTAAACAAttgtataaacaaaaaaatgtgaaatatatacacattaagtttttattattcttcATTCGAGGAAATTTAGAGAATTATGTGATATGCTTAGAGTGTTATGTATAACACTATTTGACTCTATGAATATAAAGATGGGTGAAAAAAGATAGTATAGTTGTCATTATATAATATTCTATAATTTATCCATTATATCACTGAAAATGTGTATTGGTGTTAATAACCTATTTCGGCgtatatctaaaaaatatattggataACACATAACTAATGAAAATATAAACACAATTTAGTCAAAAACATTGATGTATTTGCATCATATGTCTACACACAACAATCCCCACAAACATATCAAAACACTTTTTATTAGATTTCATCATAGTCAGCACATAAAATGTCACATTCCCCTCTTTAGCCGTCTTCCTTTTTCATCTACTTCCCTTCTACAGTTGAATTCTCACTTCGTTGCCATTCCTAATCCTAGTGGAGAAAATGCAAGGTATGTGACTCTTTGGTCGGACCATTTTTCTCTTTGTGCATCATATTTTCTGTcgaacacataaatattttgattcttttgatttttatcacatttataattattttactttttgataCTGTAAATTTGGATGTCATTAATTTGTTTGCACaatcattcatatttttattaaaaaataattatattaactaacatgaaaataaaaaatgataactttCAGCGCCATATGTAGAAAATGAATCTACCAGAAAAAATGTGgaaatcatttaagaaaaaaaagagcattccatatctttttaatttttgatgcattcatttcaattttaataacaataatagtatTGGATAACATCTATAttctttaattttcaaaatgcaCTTACATCCATGTATTTACTAAAAAGTTGTGTATAATATTTTGTCTGTCATACTTCAAAATTACAATTCTAAATGTATGGTCGTGCTTGAACAAATTAAAGTGAAAACTTGAATTGTGTGTCATGTAATAAATGATTTCAGTATCGCTTTGAACACTTAGAAAATACATTGAAAAACGACGCCGTAGAAAGGGTTCgattaattaaaacattatCTTACGAGGGGATAAAGAAAAGAATAGTAGTAGAAGTTGCAGAATGGAGAAGTTAGCTTCAACCTCACCCTTTATTCCCCCCACCCACTTTTTCTTCCCATTTACTACTCGAGCCACTTTCAACTACAACTAGAACTAGACACATTCGCTCCAAACTATTTTCAACCAAACAAGAGTTTATTGGAGTTCAACAACAaccagaggaagaagaagaagtaagAGCTTCACATTCTGATGATGACACACCATTCTTATCCCTCAGTGAAAAACCCGACCGAAACATGGGTTTACTCGACGATTACGAGACCGAAGAACTCGATTACGATTCTGCTCCTAACCATCGAAGTGGTTTGTCTCCTTTTTATTTAGGGTTTCGTTATTCTGGTTATTTGAAATTTTGCCTTTTTTGTCTGTTAAACAATCTTGTTATCGGAGTCGAAATTTGTAGTTAATTATCAAAGTTTAACGTTTATGGTGAATATGTTTATGCTATGTTATGTACTTGTCTTCTGGaatcattttcttcttttacaTGAAGTAATTCAAAAAAGAAAGTTCAGGTGAACATTTTGGTATTTTAAGAAAGGTCAACAAAAAATGTGTTACTTTGATGAATGTAATTGGCAAACATTATACctagatattttgtttttttgttcaGGTTTTACGATTGTAGGAGGATTTTGGATTCAAAGGTTTTGTGTTTTTCTATGTGTGCTTGGGTAAGTTTTGAATTTCTGCCATCTGTTGTATTGCTTATTCTGTGTGTGTAAAAATGTTATGCAGGATATGTGGCTTTACTTGGCAAGCCAAATGTTGGGAAGAGTACATTGGCAAACCAAATGGTTGGCCAAAGGTTGTCAATAGTTACTGATAAACCTCAAACAACAAGGCATCGAATTCTCTGTATATGTTCTGGCTCAGATTATCAggtttaatatttatttgtaccTCATTCTTCTATTTGATTTGATCAGGATCTGATTTCGTTCTAAAGTTGATGCGATCTTCATGACATTGTGCTCAatgtttttcatatttcaaagaGTTTTATTCGCATCTCGACATTTTTTCTTGGTTTTTATCCTAACTTGCTCACTTAGAGATTAGTTATCTGatatcaatatttttcaattgaaaatgTTGCGCTGTAATATAATTGAATGGGGAAGTTCAAATCAATTAGTAACTCTCTTAACATCTTGGAATTCGTAAGGTCAACCATCAGGTTCTAGGTAACCTGAGTCTGTTTAATTGTTAATGCAATTCATTAGTTCTTTTTCATGAGGTACTAATACTAAACTCATCATTCTTAATGCATGTAAAGCAGCATTTATGTTTTATCATCATTTCTGTGACATGTGAATCTCTTGCAGATGATACTTTATGATACTCCTGGTGTTCTACGAGAGCAAAGGCACAAGTTAGACTCAATGATGATGCAAAATGTTCGCAGTGCTACAGTTAATGCTGATTGTGTATTGATTCTCGTTGATGCATGTAAAGCGCCTGAAAAAGTATGGTTTTTCGTTTACAAAACTGTTACTTTTTTGAATCATTTTTTCTAAATTGCTTACTGTCTCTAGATTGATGAAGTGTTGGAAGAAGGCATAGGTGACCTCAAAAATAAACCCCCAACTTTATTGATTATGAACAAGAAGGATCTTATCAAACCTGGTGAAGTTGCAAAGAAACTTGAGGTTGAAACTCATTCATTAGTATTTATATTAGCATGTATAACTTAATCAACTGGTATAGACATGATTTTTCCTGTGTTTGCAGTGGTATACAAAATTTACTGATGTTGATGAGGTTATACCAGTTAGTGCCAAGTATGGTCATGGGGTTGAAGATGTCAAGAACTGGATACTGTCGAAGCTTCCTAATGGACCAGCTTATTATCCAAAGGCATGTTTAAAGTCAATTTTGTTTCCATTATTCAAATGTCCATCGTTGCATCATCACTGTCCCATTTCACTTTTAGAGATAAAAGCAGGAATCCATTAAGACTCTGAAAAATACACATTGATTACTTGATTTTAACAGTACCTGTTATTTTAACAGCTATCACTATAGCATTCTATTTACTACTGTTAATATTATACTGCATACCAGTTCTATTTATGTGCTATGCTTTCCTTAATGTTGTTCCTGAGTTCACAGGACATCGTCAGTGAGCATCCGGAAAGATTTTTTGTAGCTGAaattgttagagaaaagatttTTTTGCAGTATCGAAATGAAATCCCCTATGTGTGTCAGGTAGTCATTGGGTTCATTTTCTATCCATGATTTAGTTACTTTTCCCTCTGCACCCTTGCacaatgaaaaagaagaaaaaaggaaaggaaaaaggtTTACAAAACCAAGAAAGAAATTGATGGAataactattttcttttcatagatacatttacaaatattttcttatttccAACTTTTCCAGGTTAATGTTATAAGCTATAAGGCTCGACCAAATGCTAAAG contains:
- the LOC101495710 gene encoding GTPase ERA-like, chloroplastic isoform X1 → MGLLDDYETEELDYDSAPNHRSGYVALLGKPNVGKSTLANQMVGQRLSIVTDKPQTTRHRILCICSGSDYQMILYDTPGVLREQRHKLDSMMMQNVRSATVNADCVLILVDACKAPEKIDEVLEEGIGDLKNKPPTLLIMNKKDLIKPGEVAKKLEWYTKFTDVDEVIPVSAKYGHGVEDVKNWILSKLPNGPAYYPKDIVSEHPERFFVAEIVREKIFLQYRNEIPYVCQVNVISYKARPNAKDFIQVEILVEKNSQKIIIIGKEGKALKLLATAARLDVENFLQKKVYLEIEVKVKENWRQDVGFLKHSGYGGQIGIV
- the LOC101495710 gene encoding GTPase ERA-like, chloroplastic isoform X2, producing the protein MVGQRLSIVTDKPQTTRHRILCICSGSDYQMILYDTPGVLREQRHKLDSMMMQNVRSATVNADCVLILVDACKAPEKIDEVLEEGIGDLKNKPPTLLIMNKKDLIKPGEVAKKLEWYTKFTDVDEVIPVSAKYGHGVEDVKNWILSKLPNGPAYYPKDIVSEHPERFFVAEIVREKIFLQYRNEIPYVCQVNVISYKARPNAKDFIQVEILVEKNSQKIIIIGKEGKALKLLATAARLDVENFLQKKVYLEIEVKVKENWRQDVGFLKHSGYGGQIGIV